The Oncorhynchus gorbuscha isolate QuinsamMale2020 ecotype Even-year linkage group LG04, OgorEven_v1.0, whole genome shotgun sequence genome includes the window tgtgtgggtGTTGCTATGTTCTTGACGACTGGTAAAAACGCCATTTGACCTGTTAGTTCCTCCGTTTTGAGTAAAATGTGTTGATACCGCTAAGGTGATACCGCTGGACGAGCGTGTATATTAATGTGCATCTGTCCCCGCAGGGCCACCATAGGGCTGAGTATGAGATCCAAGTCATGGAGAAGACCCTGAAGAAACAAGATATGTCTCCCAAGGTAGGCCTTTTTCCTATCACTCATGTGCCTCTTGGTGGGCTGTCAAACAACATACCGTAAATATTATTCCATTATTTATTTCATTCTGTGTATGCATCCATGCATAGAATAGATTAATTGTTGAAGATTATTTATGGTGttcagtgtttctctctctctgttattttgcTGCATCAAGTGTCTGTTGCGCTGGTGCTCTTGACTTATAGTGTCAGCGATGGGGACTGGGACCATCCTAATGGAAGCACCACAGActgcttctcccctctcttttgtCTCTGGGCGACATTTCCTATTCGCGAACACATATGCGCTATGAGTAAAGGCACCGTTACGTAACACATGGCGTCTGTCGCCTCCCACTTTTTGTTCTCTCGTGAACTCCACCGTTGTAAAGTTATCGACGTAGTCACAGTCCAGAAATGTATTCAATGTCACCGAAGAATGCCAATCTAAAGTTGGACTCCTATATAGATGACCTCAATTCTACTGCCACTGTCTCCACATGCACGTCTCATCTTCTCCTAGGCTCTAAAATATCATGTATCCTGGAGTTGTCCACAACCCGTAACACCACCCTCAGGTACTCCTATCAGCTATTTTATTAGTCTTAGATGCTCTGCAGTCTATAGTAAGCTGAACAACCTTCACTGTGTCTGTTTATTGCTGCACAACAATAGTTAGCACATGTTGGATGTCAACACATGCCAGGGTGGTTGTTTATGTCTGGCTTCCTCTGAACTGCAGCTCGTGCATATCAGCTCCTTTCTCATCGGACCACGAAGGGGTCATTACATTCCCTTGCTCATCTGGAACCGCGGTCTGAAGTCGCTGAccctctttttattttttttaattttttttagacACGTTGAGATGCGGTTTGACTGCACAGTTTCGTGTCCAGGAGCTCAGATCATGTGTGCTTGGCTGGATCGGCATCAGTCCGCTCGGGGCGAGAGTCGCTCGGACTTGTTTGGAAATGGCTGTCAGCATAAGCAATCACGGCTGAGGGCACATTGCTGTCAGGTCGTTGTTTAGGTTTGCTCCTATTTCTCACCCGGTTGTGTGTTAATTACTctgtttcaggataaaaaagtgAAACTGACATGTACAGACCGTGCACCAGCATATATGATGGGACTTTTCATAATGCTTTTTATGGTAAGTTGATGTGCCCAGAGCCCACACAGCATGTTAGTCTGCGGTATTAGATCCAGGGACGTCACTAGGATCAGGCTTTCAGGGATTTAGCCTTGAATGATTTTGGGTTAGCCTCAAGGCTTTCAGGGATTTAGCCTTGAATGATTTTGGGTTAGCCCCAAGGCTTTTGCGCTGCTGCGATGGTGTTACATTTTGGTTGTTGTTTTAAAGTCAACTGAATGCGTCGCTTAGTTCGTAGAGCCGGGGGTTACGTGAATTTTCCCAAAGTCATCCAAGCGTGATAATAAAAAGGAAAGCAATGGCCGTGTGTGGTCAACTAGATGGTCATTTCAGCACCATTGAGACAAGCACAGGAACTCGTCTTGATCAatcaatgtctgttttttgttTTCACTGAATCTTCATTTGTATATTTGGTGATACAATTAGGCCGGGAAACTTGAGCTAAGTTGAAGTGAGTGCTCTTGATCATTAGTCTAGCAGTTGAAAGTAATGCAGAtcttctggacacacacacacacacacaattaggcctacaggtaactgccaaaataatggaaacacttgagtaaatgagggatacaaagtattttGAAAGCAGCTGTGGACAAGTCCGGTCCTGGAGTGTCCTGACAAAAGGAAACAAAAATATTTAGGTTGACTTCACCCAGTGTCCAGAAAAATGAATTTGCATGGTATGCTAATATGTGCATGTTTACTTAGAGATATCCTAATTTGCATATTTCAGAAACATTTTAATACAAAAAGTATTTAATTTGTGTTTACATTCAACTGGTAAAAGTTGATTTGTGATATGATcaagataaaaaaaaatgtatacctTTTTTATTAGGGCGTGGTGCCTGGCCTTAAACAGCTCATGAAGTCAAAGGTTTTCTTCTCTCGTTTCCTCTGCAGATTGGTGTGACCTTTGCTGTAGTGTTCGGGGTCATCCTGTACAGAATCTCCATCAGGGCTGCCTTACACATGAGCTCCAATCCCACGGCTCGCTCCAACATCCGGGCAACTGTCAAGGGCACCGCTGCTGTCATCAACCTGGTGATTATCATCATCATGGATGAGGTCTACGGTGCCGTAGCTCGCTGGCTCACTCTTCTTGGTTAGTCGCTCAAATATGAAAAGGATGCTGTGATCACACAACTGTACCATATTAGCAAAGCTCTCCCTGTATTAGACCCTACAGTCTGTCTGGGAGTGCTACCTGTGTTGACTGTATTTACTACATATTTACTGTATTAAACTACATTTTTAACTACTTTTTGGTGTTGGCAACAAAAGCTACAGCTCTGGATGATAACCCCCTTGACCACTGAAACCTCTTCAGTTCTTCATCAGTCAAGTGATATAAACTCATTGTGTTTTTATTCTCAGAGGTGCCCAAGACTGACAAGAGTTTTGAAGAGAGGCTGATAATCAAGACCTTTgttctgaagtttgccaatgcaTTCTCCCCCATCGTCTACCTGGCCTTCTTCAGGGGCAGGTTgaactctcctctactctatttGACTAATAAGCTTCTCCACAACTCAAACATCTTAACAGATATTCGACCATAGATACACTTTCACCATGAAACCTGATTTTGTGTTTAATCACTTGTTTTGTAGTGTTATTTATGCCTCTTAAGGATGGTGGCCAATGACAATGAACCTTTTTCAACCTGTATGTCCACAGAATGGTTGGGCGTCCTGGGGACTATGTGTATGTTATCGGGTCATACAGGATGGAGGAGGTAAACAAAGATGAACACAGTTGATTATCTTTAAACATTGACCAGAGTGCCTTTTTACATGTTGACCAAAATAAGTGCTAATGATTCAATGCTGGATAATTAATGGAAATATTACCATATGCTGTAATGGTTATAACCCTCCCTTATTTACAAAGTAACAGGGGCAAGATCCAGTGTAGGTAACCCAGGGCAGTTGTGTAGGTTCCAGGCCGGGTGCCCTTGAGCCCTATCCTAAAGACTGGTTGCTTTGTAGATCAAATCAAAGCTAGCCGACCTTCAAACCTGTTAGATTGAGATTACCTCTTATCTGTGTGTCTGACGGGGTTGACTGCTGTCTTGTCTGCACACCAGTGTGCCCACGCAGGTTGCCTGATGGAGCTGTGTATTCAGCTCTGCATCACCATGCTTGGCAAACAGCTCATCCAGAACAACCTGTTTGAAATCGGCATCCCGTAAGTACAGTAGAGAGCAGGCACCATTCTGTCTGGATGAAACTAGGACATAATCACACACCCACTCTCtcacacatgcaggcacacacacacacacccaagcactaaaagaaagatgctcagggCTAGACTCCTATTACTACCATTTCTTTTCTCTGCTCAAAACAGTAAAATAAAGAAGCTGATCAGGCGTCGGAAGTCTGACATGGACTCTCAGCAGCAGGAGGACTATAACATGACCCTCGAGCGTCATGAGAAGGACCACTTCCTGGGTCCCTTTGTGGGCCTCAGCCCAGAGTACATGGAGATGAGTGAGTCATATGTCAGTCTGTCCAGTAAAGCTCCTGACAGCTTACTGAGGATCAGCCGCCCTCAGCCCACCCTATACCAAATGCCCGTTATCACACGAGACAGAAGGGAAATGAACTACTGCAGTGTGCCGTGAGTAGAGATTTGGAGCAAAGGAACATGGAGATTGTAGATATACTATTTAATTCTAGGGGGTGTGATAAGCATGTCTGATTGGATTTTCCCTTTTAAGGTCAACCAATTACTGCCGATGAATTACTTCTAATTCATACTTCTAATGTACTGTGCACTACATACATAATTGGTCAATTATTTTAAGCTTTTAAGCTCTTGCtattgaggtcaggtctttgtgtgtgtttgtgcagggACGACACAACCATGTTTGTATGAAATTGGCAACTTCTATAAATGTCACTGATTACGGCGTAAAGAGCGGTGTTACCGAGGATAACATTTTCTTGCTTGCTAATTCCAGTAATCACTTTATCGACGGCATAGCTTGACATTTGATTTAATGATGAGAAATGTTGCCTCATGCCGCTCACGGTATTAGAGCCTGATTAGTTGTAAAACCGCCGATGTGGAACCCTTTCTAAAAATGCATATTCTCTGCTTGAGATCATCTTTAGTGGAGAAGCAGAGAACTGTTTTGTCTATGATGCCCACGTAATCAACGCAAGTGGATTTAGTTGACCTGATTTTACTTTAGTCCTTAGATGTCTTTATCAGTGGCTTCTTTCATAATTGCAGCATCCGACTGAATAACTGGACATTCTCAAAAGCATGTTCATTGAAAAgacacattgtgtgtgtgggggggggggggggctctaacGTCCGTACATCTGTGCCATAACATACTGATACTACTATATTACTTACTGTATACcaggagcattgggccagtaaccgaaaggttgctggatcgaatcctcgagctgacaagggaaACATTTGTTCTGCCCCAgttattaacccactgttccccaggcgccgatgacgtggatgtcgatttttaaggcagccccccccgcacctctcagattcagaggggttaaatgcggACGACACGTTTCAATCGAATGCATtccgttgtacaactgaatggggTATCCCACTTTCCCTTCTTTTTCCCACACCATAAGAGATCTTACTGCTCACTATCCGTGCAGTGGATAAACCTTGAATAATTACTCTATGGAATTCATTCACAGTATTTTGAACTAAAGTGTTTATAAATGCAGTTCCATACCCTGATACACAGAAGCCATAAAGAAGGATTATGGTAATGAATCCAGGGTTAGTTCAATATGTCTAGTTATTAGTTATACTGTACAACTTTATCCACTAGAAATAGTTCATCTCTGGGTAGCAGCTATAGAAGCACAGTCATATTGTTGTAGCATAGCAGTCCTATATACAATGACTCAAAGATTCAGTCCATCTTTAGGTTGGTAGGCATGCCTGTTTTTAAGTGGCTTTTTCCAAGGGTACTCGACTGAAAACCAGCTAGGTTTAATATATGGATGCAGCAGACATGAAACCTGCACACAGGCACAAAAGGCCAGAGTGTTTGTACCCATTCAGAATGTGAAGTGGGCAATTTTTGAATATATTTTGCTGCTTGGATCTCTGGAAGTTTTACCCAGTACATTTCAGTCAAGTTTCTGACTGGCCACCCGGAAAGCGAGTGCAGAAACATGGCGTGTCCTCACTCCACCATCTCATTCATGTTCATCTCTCATATGTTCTCCTTGTAGTTTAATACTGTGTATTTTAAATGTAAACGCAATCTAGCGTAGTCTGGAATTAAGAGCATACTTTTATAGGCTTGTGCTCCTCTTTCCACTTCCCTCTATACTCGTGCTCCAGTTATCTAATCTACCCAGCATGCTTTGTGTTGATTTCCTTGTGGTTATAATGTCCATTTGAatatcttttttttcttttctttttttaactTGCAGTCATCCAGTTTGGAATGGTGACCCTGTTTGTGGCCTCCTTTCCCTTGGCACCACTTTTTGCTCTGCTCAACAACATCATCGAGATCCGTCTGGATGCTAAGAAGTTTGTCACAGAGGTCAGGCGGCCCATCGCAGCCAGAGCAAAAGACATTGGTACTGTAGGTTTCCATCTCCACACTTTAACATCACTGGTATATTGATGCTCTAATAAAAGGAACATTTTTACTTAATTGGAGAGTCCTAGACTTTACCCTACACAATAGATACCAAATTGAATTAGATTGCAGGAGTttcccatctgaaaacacagGTCCCTCACAAATGTTTTGGTCTTGTTTGTGTGATTACATAATTGAGTCAGTCTCTGACTTTGACCAAATACTGTGGCTATTTGGTTTGAATGCAGCACATTTTTAGCCTACAATAATGCAGTAAAATCTAATGATCCTTAAAAGCCCTTATTATATCCATTCAGTATATCAGTGGGATCTCCATTTTATGTTAATGTTTTTCTGGTGGTGCACATTTATGGTGTgaccattatacattttttttagccAATGAATCAACCATTGCATCTACCATTTAAAAAAAGTAAAATAGGTGCATGTTATGAAGCCTGTTTGTCTACCCAGTTATTGGTGTTTCGGGCATATCTCTATATCTTATTTGTTCTCTCAGGCATCTGGTATAATCTTCTGAGAGGGCTCAGCAAAGTAGCAGTCATTGTAAATGTAAGTGCATACCTTCACATGAACAAAAAACATCTTAAAGTGTTCATTATTTCCAGATCTGTCATCAAGATTATACAATGCTGACATTTTGTCATTTGCATTAGTGGACATTTGAAAATCATTTTGGTCATCAcaccacacccctctcctctgtctgctctctccaggCGTTTGTGATTTCCTTCACGTCAGACTTCATCCCTCGACTAGTCTACCAGTACATGTACAGCCCTGATGGCTCCATGCACGGCTTTGTCAACCACACTCTGTCCTACTTCAACGTCAGTGACTTCCAGCCTGGCACTGCCCCTCTGCAGCCTATGCACCTGGGGTATGAAGTGCAGATATGCAGGTAAGACAGTTAAAATATTATTGCCCTCCACGATGAAATCGGGAAGTGGACTATGAatctgtctccgtgtgtgtgtacgtcaCCACTGGCCCGATTCTTGACTTGGGAGAATAATGTCTTGCCATAGAGGTCTGGCATTTACAAAATTATACTGATTGGCCAGATGATGGTGGTGCTATAAGAAGCAATAGAAAATGACAACTTTGAAAGGTCACGCTCCTCACTCTGTTTGACATAATGTCATGAAATTCGCTACATAGGTCCCTCTCCTCACAAAGAACAAGTTTGCCTCAGCGACCCATAAGATCCACCATGATGGATTTTCCGCCATTTTGAATGTTGTGAAAAACACTAAAAACGCTACTCTGGTACCGAATTATCCATCTGCACGAAAGGTCTCAGTGCAATATTTTACAGACTAGTAATTAAAACAACATGGCCGCTATTGACCAAAGCTAATGATAATTTACCATAGTAACCGGAGTCTTCGACTTGACCCTACACAATAGATACCAAATTGAATTAGATTGCAGGAGTTTCCCATGTGAAAACACAGGTCCCTCACAAATGTGTTGGTCTTTGTTTGTGTGATTACATAATTGAGTCACAGAATCTATGGTAACCTTTGTCATTTATACTTAAATAACTTTTATTTGTTATGTGTCCATGAGTTTATATTAGATAGAttatatggttcaagagaaaaatagcctaattaatgaaaaaagcatctaatcaacaatggcattattttcaataaactctgcaactcttccaactattgacTTTTTTTCACAACTTCCACCAGTTTGACGacaaaacattgacaacaaatacaCTACAAGACCAAAATGTCTAACATTTAATTCCaagatcatgggcattaatatggagttggtcccccctttgctgctataacagcctagaTGTTGGAAACATCCTAGATGTTGCTGGAGGcacatgcttccattcagccacaagagcattagtgaggtcgggcactggtgttgggcgattaggcctgactcgcagtTGGCGttgcaattcatcccaaaggtgttcgatggcattgaggtcagggctctgtgcaggccagtcgatTTCTTCCAtgccgatctcgacaaaccatttctgtatggacctcgcttgtgaacgggggcattgtcatgctgaaacaggaaaggggattccccaaactgttgccacaaagttggaagcacagaatagtcaagaatgtcattgtatgctgtagcgttatgatttcccttcactagaactgAGGGAACTATCCCGACCCATGGAAAACAGCCCGAGTCCATtatacagttggcactatgcattctggcaggtagcgttttcctggcatctgccaaacgcAGATTTgtttgtcagactgccagatggtgaagcgtgattcatgactccagagaacgcgtttccactgctccagagttcaatgacggtgagctttacaccactccagctgatgcttggcattgcacatggtgatcttaggcttgttggaaatggaaacccatttaatgaagctctGACGAACAGTTATTCTGCTGACATTGcttacagaggcagtttggaactcagtagtgagtgtttcTACTGAGGACAAGCAACTTTTATGCATTACGAActtcggcggtcccgttctgtgagcttgagtggcctaccactttgcggctgagccgttgttgcgcctagatgtttccacttcacaataacaccacttacaattgaccggggccgctctagcagggcatacatttgacgaactgacttgttggaaaggtggcatcttttgacggtgccacgttgaatgtcactgagctcttcagtaaggccattctactgccaatgtttatctATGGCGATTggatggctgtgtgctcgattttatacacctgttagcaacGGGTGTGACTGGAATAGCCGGATCCACTAATTTTAAGCGATGTCCACATACGGTCTCCACATACATACCAATGGTATTCACAAAGTTGATGGTTTAGGATGTTTTACAGCTTTGACATTCTATattatttcatatattttacatgtgataaggccacacagtGGGCCAaagataattacagacacctgaAATGATCTGTCTTGTGATAgattacataaaatccttgaaagaaACCAAAATTCTGGTTGTTTAGCTGTAAACTTCACAAGTTTCCAGTAATATATCGTCCCTTTGCAACCATTCTCAAGACTCAACATATGCAATCATATCGACCACACAATGGCACTATAACGGGCACATGTTTTGTTACTTTCAGTAATAGTCTAGGTTGAATTGGGAGAGGATATATGGACTTGCCTGCTTCCCAATATTGATGACTTATGTCATGCAGGGAGAGTTGACTGGGGACAAATGGATTGGTTTCAGTCAGTTCCATCAGTCATCCTAATGAGCCTTCTCCAACTAGCTAGTTTATTCTTGTGGCTAGAAGATTCAGTGAGGATTTAAAACGTGTCTACCTTAGTAGGGACTTGGGAGAGTGTTCAGAATAATTCTATTTTTAGCAGAGTAATAGTTATTTTTTTCTCCCAAAATATAGATGTTAATGCCGTAGTTGTACATTGTGGGTGAAAATCACTCCAATGAATGTGTTTTAGCTGTCACACTGGCGTGATGATATTGGCTACACTATCGAGCTACTTCCCCCAGCAGTGCTCTGCAAGCGGGAGCGAAGGAAACGCTGCCCAATGATTTATATACACCgaacaaaaatctaaatgcaacatgtaaactgttggtcccgtgttttatgagctgaaataaaagatcccagaaatgttccaaaagcacaaaaagcgtattttgCTCAAATGTtgcaaaaatgtgtttacatccctgttagtgagcatttctcctttgccaagataatccatccacctgacaggtctggcatatgaagaagctgattaaacaccatggtcattacacaagtgcaccttgtgctggggacaatgaaaggccactctaaaaattagcagttttgtcacaacacaatgccgcagatgtctcaagttttgaaggagcgtgcaattggcatgctgactgcaggaatgtccatcaaaGCTGTTGCCTGATATTTCAATGTTCATTTCTCTGTTGTTTTAGataatttgtcagtacgtccaactggcctcacaaccgcacacCATGTGTAACCGCGCTAGCCCAGAACCTCCaaatccagcttcttcacctgcaggattatCTGAGACCAGCTACCTGGACAGCTGACGAAACTGTGGGTTCACAccactgaagaatttctgcacaaactgtcagaaaccgtctcagggaaatTCATTTGCATACTTGGAGTCCGCGCAAGGGTTTTGACTTGACTACAGTTcggtgtcgtaaccgacttcagtgtgCAAATGATGAATCACAGTTTCAACAGTACCAGATGGCAGACAagtgtgtatggtgttgtgttggcgagcggtttgctgatgtcaacgttgtgaacagagtgccccatggtggcagtggggttattgtatgggcaggcataagctactggacaacgaacacaattgcatttttatcGATGGgattttgaatgcacagagataccgtgatgagatcctgaggccctttGTTGTGCAATtcagccatcacctcatgtttcagcatgataatatacAGCCCGATGTcgtaaggatctgtacacaattcctggaagctgaaaatgtcccagttctcccatggactgcatactcaccagacgtgtcacccattgagcacgtttgggatgtTCTGGACCGACGtttacgacagcgtgttccagtttccgccaatatccatcaacttcacacagccattgaagagaagtgggacaacattccacaggccacaatcaacagcctgatcaactctatgcgaaggagatgtgtcgcgctgcatgaggcacaccagatactgtctggttttctgatccatgcccctactttaaaaaaaaaggtatatttgaccaacatatgcatatttgtattcccagttgtggaatccatagattggggcctaatgaatttatttcatgttccttatgaactgtaactcagtaaaatctttgaaactgttgcatgttgcgtttaaatTGTTTGTTCATTGcgtacactagatgactgacagaGTGCGCTGTTTTGAAGCCACCGCACATTCGTCCGTCTTGGTGCTAACCCACCATTtgtaaaagaaaagaaaaatcgTACATTTAGTTTTTGCCATGTTTATGACatgacaccttaatgcatacttttaaattgtattatgtgagctaaacaaaGTAGTTAACTAAGCTACCGCCAGCGACATGTGATACAGCTGCCCGGTGAAGCAACTGCTGCCCAATGGGAAGCAACATCGGTAACTGGGAAACACTCTCGATACTAACGTTGCACTTGTCATTCACACCGACTTGTCATTGCGATAGCTTGTTGCCATGTCACGGTGACATCCAGGGGGTGACTAATACTACAAGTTATTTCTCCCTCGCCCATCGAAATAATCACTTTATTTTACAAGTTTTAACTAGAGCCATGCTGCTGTTGTTGCCAGCTAGCTAGcaattaactagctagctgggaagggctcatcAGGACGACTGACTAAACCGAATccgttcgggggggggggggctgcatcATTTGTGCGGGACCGACATTTTTACTGTGCCTTGTTTTCAAATAGGTGTTGCATTCATGAGAATGTGCGTGAAGTCTATCATACTCGTTGGATGCGTTGTCATTTTATAGTAAATCATTTTGCCAATTCTACCCTCTCTCCAGATACaaagactacagagagacactatgGTCCAACACCCCCTATGACCTCTCCAAGGAGTTCTGGGCTATACTGGCTTGCCGGCTGGCCTTTGTCATTGTTTTTCAGGTCAGATGCCTACACAAAAACAAACCCAAGAGTCATTTGAGGGTTCAATCTTTTTATGCTGAAAGTGTTTTATCATATCCTTTTGAATGACTGTTTTTGGAATTGTATTGAAGGAATTGTGAAAGAAATGCCTCGCTCCGTACCGTCTGTTTTCCCTTCTAGAATGTGGTGATGCTGATGAGCGACTTTGTTGACTGGCTGATCCCAGACATCCCCAAGGACATCAGTCTGCAGATCCACAAGGAGAAGATCCTCATGGTGGAGCTCTTCATGAAGGAGGAAGAGGGCAAGAAGCTCCTCAGAGACAACCACACCAACCAAAGTCCTTTTCAGCCCCGCTCTCGCCCTGCCTCGCATACACCTTCTAAATGCTAGTGCCCTAGGGGGCGGCTCCATCTGTCCGTTCATCTAGTCTGTTCAAAAACCTTCAGCCCCTATGTCTGGACttgcacacttcacacacacacagcggcctACTCAAGAAACGAGGGAGGCATTTATTGGCAGGCTTCTGCATCTGCACCCCTTCTGACTTGTAGCAAGTCAATGCCCATCTTTTTGGTGAACCAGGTATCAGGCAGAAGGCTCAGTGTTTTTTATAGTACAATGCAGGAAAACATGTAGATCTTTTTGGAATATGCAATTTTGCTAgctaatgtttttattttgtaaCTTTTGCCTTTTTACGCTGAGATCAGGTAAAGGAGCTTGCCATTCTGCCTGTTTACCATGCCAATTTGCCCTTATGTCATGTTTTTTTATGTCCTGTTTGTTATTATACTAATTCATAactgtgtttccatcaaattggacagattttcatgcaaattttcccaccagagaagtttccatcaaattgacatGTTGCAGATAAAAGTATGTCCATTATGACGTAGTACACATAAAAATACAGTTTGCAGTTAAATTCCCACTTACCTAATACAAAAATAGCCTACAAGTTAAaggtttccatcacattttcaaatTTACTGATGGTTTTCTCACAAAAAAATATTACGTTATATAGcgtgtgcccactctggtattggcaagTGCGCTCTAGCCAATGTATCTGCGCGCTGTTGGCTAGTGCGcatatagcctacatgatgatgACATTATGGCACAAAAGAGCGAGATTATTTTAATTTGTCAAAtagcagccaagcatcgatgatCATATCACAAGAATAAGATCCTCGATACTTATTGGAAAGCAGCATCAAACTCATCACCTATCACTTTCACCAccatgtgaagttcatcataatggATAGAAACTGCTTGCTTTTCCGACGATTCGTAGTGGCAGGACCACACCTCATCGCGTCACTCCCAAATgaacttcgatatgatggttattccATCGATATCTCATAATTAATTTTACCTACACAAATATAACCCACCGTGTCGATATTTGCAAAGTTTACTAAACATTTTACTG containing:
- the LOC124033902 gene encoding anoctamin-1-like isoform X3, with product MRRNDYYIPVSGEEKDADFGNTKDGGVSKYSKYDSIPLNSLKSDEAASGPKQGPTFQDGQRRVDYVLTYHVQKPQSVRRKTSRFADYRILRSLRRSLSTMRSGGTPPSKEDPEIAAHKHRLDYHEDDKRFRQTEFEDNLREVGLELEKDEGNKIPGIGFLKIHAPWNVLCREAEFMKLKMPTKKVYEVKQGSNVVERINLFIHKVTAPLHPKVEPNRPQNVKHLSHPFSREKQHLFDLSDRASFFDSKTRASIVYEVLKRTRCTKAKYTMGITSLLGNGVYTAAYPLHDGDVDGMGAEANDRKILYEEWASYSVFYKYQPIGLIRKYFGEKIGLYFAWLGVYTQMLIPAAIVGVIVFLYGCATVDNDIPSMEICDPRNNITMCPLCDRACSYWKLKTACGTARASHLFDNPATVFFSIFMALWATMFMEHWKRRQMRLNYIWDLTGFEEEEAHKGHHRAEYEIQVMEKTLKKQDMSPKDKKVKLTCTDRAPAYMMGLFIMLFMIGVTFAVVFGVILYRISIRAALHMSSNPTARSNIRATVKGTAAVINLVIIIIMDEVYGAVARWLTLLEVPKTDKSFEERLIIKTFVLKFANAFSPIVYLAFFRGRMVGRPGDYVYVIGSYRMEECAHAGCLMELCIQLCITMLGKQLIQNNLFEIGIPKIKKLIRRRKSDMDSQQQEDYNMTLERHEKDHFLGPFVGLSPEYMEMIIQFGMVTLFVASFPLAPLFALLNNIIEIRLDAKKFVTEVRRPIAARAKDIGIWYNLLRGLSKVAVIVNAFVISFTSDFIPRLVYQYMYSPDGSMHGFVNHTLSYFNVSDFQPGTAPLQPMHLGYEVQICRYKDYRETLWSNTPYDLSKEFWAILACRLAFVIVFQNVVMLMSDFVDWLIPDIPKDISLQIHKEKILMVELFMKEEEGKKLLRDNHTNQSPFQPRSRPASHTPSKC